DNA from Rubripirellula lacrimiformis:
CGCGAAACAGGCGAGCGACGACCTGATTGAACTGGCCACTGCGGGCTGACACTTTTTCGTCCGCCAGATAGGCCTCCAAATCGGCCGCCAAATCATCCGCGGATTGGTAACGCAGATCGATCGGCTTTTGCAGACAGCGAATCACAATCATCTCTAGATCACGATCCAAACTGGGACATCGCCCGCGGGGCGGGACCGGATCCTGTTCGATCACCAACATCACCAACTCCATCGGCGAACTTGCGACAAACGGCGGCTGGCCGGTCAAGGCGAAGTACAACACCGCCCCCAGGCTGTACACGTCGCTGGCAGGCCCCATCAAACCGCGGCGGCCCCCAGCCTGTTCGGGCGACATATACGCCGGTGTCCCCAGCAACATTCCGCTGCGGGTTAGATCGTCCGCCTCGGAAATCTGTTTCGCCAGACCGAAATCGGTGACCATCGCCGAACCGTCGCTGGCGATCAGGATGTTGCTGGGTTTCAAATCGCGGTGCAGCACGCCATGGCGGTTGGCGTACCCGATCGCGCGAGCAACTTCGGCCACCAACTTCGCCGCACGGCGTTGGGGCAGGGGACCATCGGCGACGGCTTCGGCAAGCGTCATCCCGTCGACCAACTGCATGCTAAAGAACGGTCGACCATCGACGTCGTCCACTTCGAACACCGGGACGATGCCGGCATGTTCCAGCTTGGCGGTCGCCGAGGCTTCGGCCATGAACCGATGCAGATCCAAGTCACTTGCCAAGCGCCCCCGCAGGATCATCTTGACGGCGACTTCACGATCCAGAGAGATTTGGCGGGCCCGAAAGACCACTCCCATTCCGCCTCGACCGAGTTCTTCGATCAGTTCGTAGTCGCCCACCACGCTTGGCAAACGGAGGCTTCGCCATCGATTGCCCGCGGGATTTTGATCCGCCAGCCCTTCGTCGCGTTTGGCCCCCGCGGTGTCGGTGACAAGCACCGTGCCCAGCAATCGGCGAAGTTCACCGGCCAAATCGGGATTCGCTTGACAGACCTGGTCGATGTCCAGGATCTGGCCCTGGCAAATCGCGTCTGTGATTTCGGACAACAGGTTGGCAAGCCGCTGTTCGCGAAGGTCGCCGACCTGGCTGTCGCCATCGCTGTTTGCCTGGGACGACGCAGCCGGCATCGCATCACCGTCGGCCGACTCCGGTTCCGAAGGGCTCACGTTTCACTCTCGTCGTGCCCCGGGCCGATCTGCAGATCATCCAAAAGTTCGCGCAGGCGTCGCACCGCCCGCAGGTACCGCATGCTGGCGGCCGGGGGACTGAGCCCTAAAACCTGCGCAATTTCCAGGTTGGTCAGATGTTCGTAGTGCCGCATCAGAATGATTTCACGGTCCTGATCGGCCAACTGTTCGATCACCGATTCGACCTGGTCAGCGATCTCGCGATGGGTCGCGGCTGCGGCGGGAGTCATCGCTGGGTCGCACAACTGGGCCGCCAATTCCATCGTGGAATGATCCGCCCCACGGGGCACCGACATCGCTTGTTCACGATCCATGTTCCGCTTGGCACTAACACGATGCCGACGATAGGTATCGATGATCCGATCCCAAGCGATCTGCCGCAGCCACAAATGGAAGGCCATCGCCGGATCGTCCAGGTATTTGCCGAGCCGATTGCTGGCTTCGACCATGACATCCTGGACAACGTCACTGACGTCGACCCGGCGTTGCACCTTTCGATCTAGCCGCAGTTCCACCAACCGGCGGATCGGCGCACGATGCCGC
Protein-coding regions in this window:
- a CDS encoding serine/threonine-protein kinase yields the protein MPAASSQANSDGDSQVGDLREQRLANLLSEITDAICQGQILDIDQVCQANPDLAGELRRLLGTVLVTDTAGAKRDEGLADQNPAGNRWRSLRLPSVVGDYELIEELGRGGMGVVFRARQISLDREVAVKMILRGRLASDLDLHRFMAEASATAKLEHAGIVPVFEVDDVDGRPFFSMQLVDGMTLAEAVADGPLPQRRAAKLVAEVARAIGYANRHGVLHRDLKPSNILIASDGSAMVTDFGLAKQISEADDLTRSGMLLGTPAYMSPEQAGGRRGLMGPASDVYSLGAVLYFALTGQPPFVASSPMELVMLVIEQDPVPPRGRCPSLDRDLEMIVIRCLQKPIDLRYQSADDLAADLEAYLADEKVSARSGQFNQVVARLFRETHHSAVLENWGTLWIWHSLVLLVACMLTWQLEYHDVQQRWVYATVWIVGLGAWASVFWSMRQRMGPVTFIERQVAHVWGASMIAIGSLFPLEWWLQMPVLSLSPMLGVISAMVFIIKASMFSGAFYLQAAALLAVSLVMAIHPDFAHFWFGIVAAACFFIPGFKYARQRHAAPTTDLP
- a CDS encoding sigma-70 family RNA polymerase sigma factor, translating into MAKSIWPSDDHTETLLQSARDGDADAVNSLFERHRAPIRRLVELRLDRKVQRRVDVSDVVQDVMVEASNRLGKYLDDPAMAFHLWLRQIAWDRIIDTYRRHRVSAKRNMDREQAMSVPRGADHSTMELAAQLCDPAMTPAAAATHREIADQVESVIEQLADQDREIILMRHYEHLTNLEIAQVLGLSPPAASMRYLRAVRRLRELLDDLQIGPGHDESET